CGAGCATTTAAGATCTCTCGTTTCCACACAGGGCGATAAGATGGTTCATTGGCACCTCTTGCTATTTCTCAAATCGTGTTCAAGAAATAGAATATCCCAAGTGCATCATCAGTCATGGTGTGATTCACTCGTGTTGCAACGATGAATCCTCCACAGGCCAGTCTGCTCACCTATAACAACAacgataattgttttttcaatgttaatGATAATTATCTGACCATCTGATGAGCTGATTAATTTGTCTTTACGTTGATAACGTTGTCCTTTTATGCAgtacaaaacccaaaaaaccttCCAAGGATCCtccccattttttttattaccaaattGTTTAATAAATCAGATACTATATACTTAAACGATCTCCAAATCTAAGATTTAGATTAAAAGAAGCAAGTTTGGGATTTGAACTTGCAATCTTAATTTAAATGCGGTGTTACTAGCTACTCTAGTTGCATTCCCATTCAGAGAAATacttcgaaaaaaaaaatgctaattataTGTACGTACTGACCTGAATCAGCATCAAAGGGCACCCGATGATACCTGATGAGCCAGGAACATCACAAAGAAAATGTTCAAGGTAAGGACAAGGTGGCTGAATTGCATCTCCAAGATGTTCAAGGGTGATGTCTGCATCAGCTTCAATAAACAAGACCCCAAATTCACGTGTACAATCCACCATAAGCTTCCTGCTATCCCCTTCCTTAAGCCTACCAGCTAATGGATAGTAATACACCAGTGCATGAGCTAGCGCATCTCTAATGACCTTCACAGGGTCAGGGTAAGGCTCATTTCCACCTTTCTTATTAGTATCACGAAAGAATGCTATAAAAGGCATATAGAAACGAAGGCCTTCCCTGATCATCTAAATCGGAGAGTTGTTTTACTTCACTTGGTGTTGGTTTTGCAGGCAGAATCAGACGAGGCTCTTGCTGTCGTCTCACCGGAAAGCTTACCTGAGAGGAAAGTCGGGCCATTTTCATGCATGCAGCACAGGACTAGCTTTGAAATTAAGACCAACgaagtaaataaaaatgtaatgaGAGAGGTGCTTAATTTGGCTACCAAGAGAGACGGCATAAATAGATACCCAAAGTCAGAAGAACAGAAATTTCTGCgtctatatattattattttttgactaTTTCCCTTCAAGTTTTGCTGCTACATAGCTAGCTATTGAATTCAAGAATTGTGCACCTATGCTCCTAAAATAAGCTTCGTTAATTTGAAGGGATATTTGCAGTACTAAAAGACTCCAACCAAGGAGAAAACAGTCGTACTTTTGGTGTTTATGTACACTTTGGTGTGTAAGGATAATGTTACCCGTTAAACAAGGAAAAGCGCGGGAAAAGATACGCAACATTCAAGTTGGTGGTTAAGCTTAAGCCCATGTGAAACGGGGAGACTCGCTATCCATtgaaagtgagaaaaaaaaaaaaaaatggctgtCTCAACCGTTATCACTCGCTTAATGCTATCAAACTCCTGTTTAAGttgaaatacatgaaatcctAGAAGACTTTAGCTATTAATAGTTAAGTACGTAGGTCTAAGTACTGAAAGTAACAATACACATGCAATATTAACTAAGTTAACATGAGAAactaattatactttaaatcaACAACTTAACTAAAGAAACACCCGATTTAAAACTGTTTTGGTGAGGATATCGGTAAATTAAttctaagatttataattttttttttctagccttTTCTTAATGAAAAATCCATCTATCCTATATGTTtcatatgatcatgttaaattaagttatgagcaatattatatattgttttattgttataataTAGTCAAATCGGTTGATAATGCAAATCTTGCAATAAAAGTTTTAACCATAATGCTTCACACGGTCAAAAAGTTACATGTTTGAATTTAGCTTTCCACGTAAGTGAATAATCACACCTATTTCTTACTTTTCCATGTAACGAGATTATCACctacacaaataaaataactagaaaTAGACTACCTATCATCTACTGCTCAAGCCTAGTCAGCATCGGTATATGAATCcatgcttctttatttttttttatataataatcaagattttataaatgAAACTGCATTATGATTAAGACAATGacaatttggttaaaaaatagtCTTTACATAAGTAGTGGAAAAACTCATACACAAAACAATTAAACTAAAAGATATTCAACAATAGTTTGTCTAGCGTAAGATTTTATCTGGACTTCTATAAAGATCTATGTTGTATATGAGAAATTATTGTCTATAATGTGTGCATCCATAGTGCGAGGTGGTGAATATATGCATCTATGCTTTCATATTTTGCATTTTTAGTgaacaaaattttctttctaGGTGCAACTTTCAATTATCGCAAAATATACATAACTAcatttatatgatttatatgttgCTCTCCAAAATATACATAACTAcatttatatgatttatatgttgCTCTCCTAAATTACACATAATCTGACTAACAATGCTTGATAGGTAAGCCAAATTTGGTCTTGTATAAGCTAAGTACATTAATCTCATTACAAACCTTTAATCTATTACAAACCTTTAATCTTTCTTTAACAACTAATATATGATTGTATTCAACATATAACTTCAAACTTTCTTCAATTGGTGTATCAACTAGTTTACATGTTGGCATACCAATCTTTTGTAAAAGAtccaaaacatatttattttttgagacaAAAAGATTATTTAATGAGATCAAAACACTTAGAttctaagaaaatatttcaaaggacataaatctttcattctaatatatatatatataacatgattcaatgatattttattcaattttgctCTGCTGCAGCTTCTGGCAACTCAAGCGCACGATTCTTTAGCAATTTCTTCTTTGCTAGTGCTCTGTAATTAATGATGCAGGTTGCTTGACGGCGTGCACAGTCAACTTTGACAACTTGCTTTATTGTCGCCCGCGTTGCTGGGGCTTCCTGCTAGCCGTGTTTCACAGGTAGATTGCGTCTAATTTCGGTTTTCAACAGGAAAATTCAAGCATTTTAACAGGAAAGATATATCAAGAGGTTGAGTGCTCTGATTCAAAGGGAAAATCACGAGTTTCAGACACTAAGCTCATACTCTGTAATTTTGTTGTTTAGAGAATGAGGAAGAAACACTATATATACATACAATACTaactgatttaatttaaaagctaattatatagaaaatcatCACCTTAATAATTAGAAGATTAACTCTGAACGTCTATACAGGAAATTAAGAAATTTCAACAATACTTCCTTCCAGAATGTCCATGGATTGGTGTATAGGGAAGAAAACGGAGGGGCTCCTGGAAAAGGCTTATGGATCAAGATGGTTGCCCATTGGAGTGGGAATCAAGGCTATTAACtatatatctgtttttttttttttttttttttttttttttttttttatggttagaatGTGCCCTGACtgacttttttctctcttcttccatTTACTAGTGACTCCCTCACCTCTCCCAATATTTACGAActaaaaagtaaacaaattaaagtttatgATCAAAAAGTAATATCCATAAATCTCAAGAACCAATTAAATGCTTAAACTAAAACTTTAAGgattaaaatgaagttttttgcGCCTTTCAACGTTgggctctattttttttcttgatctttattttcttaatatcttttaacaataatttaaaattttattccacaaaattgaattttaatttaatactgAAATATTACCGCATCTTTGGCATATATGAGAGAGCAtgtgaagcaaaaaaaatctcaattaataaaattatactaatataatttgaaaatatgtgattgaaaagaaataaaattcaattatcaaaataaataaataaaatttaagggaGGCTATAACGCGAAACAGTAAAACCGAGTTCTGCTTGTATCGTTTATGTAATTGGTGAAGGTtctataatatttgaaaattcagAAAGTATAAAAATGGAATTCATGGCAATGTCGACTCTTGAGGAGAAGTTTTAAGAGAAGGGGAATCAGATGAACAAAGagatagaaagaaaaactaACGTGGCATTATATGAGtcctgtatttttttaagataaaggtGTCACAAATCTATGATAAAACTTGAGAAAACTGGATACTATTAAAAATGGAGGGGAACTTGATTGTTCTATCTCTCACATTCTTAGATAGCTGTTTAGTTGTGGATTTTTTATCCTGGTATCATTGAAATTTATTCGGTCGTAATTGTTTAGAAATCTACGTAAATCATGGGTAAGCAATGGTTGTTTTCTCAATATTTGATGGTGTTCAAAGTTTAGTCTTTAAAAAATGGAAAGATGTAtacaaacaagaagaaaaaaaggagatcATGAAAAAGTTTCTTTGGATTCCCAGGGAAACTCTAATGGAAAGGAAAATTTACAGGATGACTGATTGCAGGAATACTGGATGGATTTTGGCAAGTAAACATATCCAAGCTCACTTTAGCGCATACAATCTTAAACATTGCATAAGATGGTGATAATCACTTTTCTTCCAAGAGTTTGTGAATGACCAAGACATTGTTGCATAATTGGCGGAAGATTGCATTTCTCGACAGCAAAATTTCACGGCCAGAACTTTCCTCGAACCCGTTCTCACATGATTGTGCAGCAGCAATGGCTGCTTTCACCGAAGTACGAACGTCTTTGGTACCGTCCTCTAACGAATCAGACGATGCGTCACCGAGTTGCTGGATGGCATCCAGGTATTGGTCCGAGCAGTCGGAGAGGGCCTGATCAATGACAGGGTCCAAAGTCTTGTTAAGAAGCAGAGTCTTGATGTACTGCGATGTCTCTGTTGCTTTTGAAGATGCAAGGGTTAATGCGATTATGCCTAGTTGTTTCAAATCGGCTTGTTTGCTGTCAGGGTTAGATTCAAAAACTGCAACACAGCTATTCTTGTTATGGGTGCGTGCGCATACTTTGTCGATTAGATTGGTGTCCGCATTGGCAACAGATGCAAGGAGAGAAAGGGAGAGGCTGAGGGTTaaagaaaacaggaaaaaacTTGTAATGggcttcattttctttccccAGTTTTGTTCAAGGGGGTGTTTGTGCTTTTAAATCAAGAAAGAAGAGGTTAATTTGTTTCAAAGATTGTTTGTCTTACAACTATTATGTACTGATATTTTATTGTCTGCTAAAATTTGACAGTAAAGCGATTCAACAAGGACCACCAACGGAAGATACAAATGCGCGTAACCACTACTTAAATATAGTTCTTCAAGAATTTTTCAATAATCTAATGCATGATTGCGGGTAAATACTATTTTTAGCTCCTGCTTAAATATCAGTTTTGCATGGAACTCCGACCATCTAGAGCTTGAATCGCCCTAGAGCTTGGAACGTGTGACTTCTGTGGCATTTCTGCAGAACTGATCGTTCGAAGAGTTCCCTGCCATCTTTGCTAACTCCTTTTGAAACCTTTCCATGATTTGCCATGGCAATGAAACTTGAACTACAATCCCATCATCTCCTTCACCATTCTTAAACTTAGCAAAGAAACTAACATCTTTAATGGCTCCTGCAGGACCACCATATACTGGCTTTCCCCAGCCTAAATCGATCTCTCCAAACGGCACACGCGTTGTATCAGCAATTACAAAATCTCTGACTGTCCTATATTGTTTCTTTCCCTTAATTACCAAAAGGTCTATAGCAGACCTTGTGTACTCTTCACTCAATCTGTTCTTGATCTCCTTCACCAACTCCAGTCCATACTCTAGTGGATTTTTACATAGCAATCCAGCCTCTGAGAGGGCGACCGGGAAGGTGAATGCATTCCCATAGTAACCAGCAGGCAGTTTTAAGCCTTCCTTGCCACTGGCACTGACCATGTACGATACGCGAACGATCTCGTTAGGATCAAGTTGCATTGCGATCGTTCTGCATTTCCATAAACAAGCAGTTAATACCAGAAACGAAGAACTCGCACGAAGGTGTGGTGGAAGATGTTTCCGAATCGAACTCATCTCTCTGTGGCCGAAAAAGAAAGACTTGTGAACAATGATTGTGTCATCATTCATGGTGCCATAATCGGCGTCATTGACCTCATCGAATTCGTGATGTTCATAAGTCGCCCGTGGAGGGTCTCTTGCATTTAATAGTTCTCTTTGCCACACCGGGAGAAACGATGGTTTAGTAGCACCTGGTACCATCTCTGCAATTGTGTTCAAGAACTTGAACATACCGACTGCATCAGCAATGATGTGGCTCCAACGTATTGCAAAGACAAACCCCCCACACATCAATCGCGTCACCTATATATCATCAAAGATGAATTGGGAAGAGGTAAAAAATGctggaagaaaaaattaaaacagaacATCATCACTTCGTGATGATTTGAAACACACCGGAAAGGTACTCAAAAGTAAAAGCTACACTCTtacatatctttttaattaaaaatatattaaaataatttgagttgTTGTTTAGTTCACATATTGATGCAACATTGAATTTAGAATTAGTGGTCACCATTATCTCATCATAATCAACAATGACGATGTTCTCTCTTTGCCCCTCTCCACCCACGACTTAAGGCTTGATCTTGATGGTTTGAAGGTTTTTTCTTAGATTCAttggttttttgttgtttgtttaaCTTAGAATACTTGTTTCAagtattattttcatgttattcgcaattaatttcattattctacTCTAGTTTTGGTGGGGAGATGAAAATTCCTAAATGTTGGGTTTGTAATTTGAATATGGATAGCTaagatttgatgttttttttttccttgtttgtttAACTTAGATTGCATGTTTGAAGTACTATATccatatttatttgtaattaactTCATTATTCTGCTACAGTTTTGGTGGGAAAAATgaaaatccttaaaattttggatttttagagtttgtaatttgaatataaaaatattgtttccagTACTTCTTAGTGATTTTGTGTAGATATAACATGATTAAGaagcaaattgaagaaattaaggtCAACCATGGGGTTTAGACCATAAATGAtcgttttttttatgttgtcactctgattatttatgaatttaaagtgagttttatagaaataataaaacttaTGCTTGGGGTGATGATTTAGTTTGAGAATgtgattttcataatttttaaataattttaaatagggTCTGTATAAGGGAGATGATGCTGAAATTTTGTGAAATGGGTAGATATACTAATACAAAAACCCATAAACCATAGAttaagaattgaattgaatatgctTCATTacttatcttttttgtttattatgttttagTTATGTTGTTTAGATGCCTAGAAAAAGTTCAATGTTAAGAAGAAACGCTTCTACTTCAAGTAATAGTGTTGTTAAGCTTACGATGCATTTAGATGATCGACACTTGTTGCGCAAGATCATTGAATATGGGTCATAGATTTGACGTCTATGCGCTAGAGAACCTTTTTTTAGCACACTTGTAGCGAAATGGAAGCCAAAttacaacatataaaaaatctttttttttttcttctggaaGATAACATTAATGAATTGATTaagtatttatatagtttttattaattaattgatttttaggtTCATAAAAATAGAAGTGACTGACACGATAACattgatttttatgttcatatatatatatatatatatatattgtaaaactataatcatttttttatttaacaaaattctaaaattagaCCTTGAAGAGTAATTATAAAAGATTTCTAGAATTCATGATGTCATATGGTTTCAGGAGGCGAACACGGTCTGGGTTTGAGAATAGAAACAATGAGACTAATGATTTCATTAGCAAGCATATCGGCAAATCGTTTCCTTTCATTAACCATGCAAAGTGTCTAGTAAgaccttgttttatttttttaagtatttttctttaaatgttaGAAAATTATTTGTGATAATGTTTAACTAATGATTTATTTTGCAGGCTACACAACTTGAGCATTAGCTAATTTTGATGGAGTTATATGTAAAAACACATATACGAAAGGAGGATAGATATAAAGGGATGCAACAGTTCATGGATGGACGAGCCAAGACGTTTGTTGTAAGTAAACTTTGAAAccttttgaatgttttttggactaatgttttttttcttaacatattTGACTTGTTTTCTTAAGCATAAAACATATAACACTAACATGTGTGCCAAACATGGATATGATCTTTCAACCCATTCAGAATATGATTTAGAGTTGTGATTGGAGGTTAGAGCTACCGGTGGACTTGATAAAAATAAGGTTTATGAAATCTGTATAACTACAGCCCGAGACATAAGGGCATTTTGTAGTGTCTCAACCATAGACACCTCATAATCTGGCCCAAGGCAACCATTATTGGCCATTCAAGAGTTGGTTTATGAACAAGTTGTTACATCGAAGGCTAATTTAAAGGATGATTTGAGGGCCGAATTGAAGATGAAGTATTAAGAATAAAGTTGGAAGCAATAAAAGCAAATGATGGAATACATGTCGACTTATTATCCCCCACGCATGGACCTCCATGGTGTTTTCCTCCctttttagcttctttctaatgtattaagatatttataattgattttatagttaaattaattatataaaatgtgttctttaatttaatatagttGTTTAATGTTATTTAATGTTAACTTGTTTGTTCCGAATaagcatatattaaaaaaaagcaaattacTGAAATACTGACGAAATtgttaacaaacataaaaaatcttatCGGTGATTCTATCGGtttatagatttattttctttagaaaattacaaagagttgtgaactattttaatattactaACCGATTCATCgataaaatttgtattttgacTTTTCCATTAGGTAATTTGTTGGTGatatacaattaatttttttacagttGATCCATCGGTAATATATATTGACGGACCGACTGATAGAAACATggtcattaaatatttttttacataatttttttatcaatgttttcatcaataaattattttactgattgaattactaataaaattaaaattcccAACAAGAAACTTTTCAATAACAAGTTTGCATCGATAAATATATTGGtaatttatatattgataaaatacaacttaaaagcctatcaaatattttattgatgataattaattctataaaactaaaaaaatattttaaaaaataatttaaaaatcacctTCCAAATGAGAATCGAAGGAAATGCCAAAAGTGCACCTAATTGAGATTCAATAGCTGTTGACTACTGTTTGTGGAAGTCGTAGGGTCTGACATTTGgactattttttaagatttataatcTCCCTCGCCATATCGCATCCCTCTATGGTCCAAGCCTATAAAGCTCGGGCCTAACCTACAGGCTACAGCTGTATCAAACGTGTCAAATTTGAAGAAGGGAAAAGTTTTTAGAATACGCAATCATTCATCAcacaataatctaaaataacTCTAGATATTTTAAAGAGGGAGTTTGTTTTTCCTAAGGTCTTTTTGAAacgcataaaatattttacaacgaAACCTGATGGCTGTAGGTGGCAGAAAGTTTACGTGGTTCTCTTTTATGCATCTTATTCAATTATGATGGCGGTATTAGCTGCcagaaataatttattgaacaCTCTGTGGggatttcttcatctttttgcCACAGTTGCCGCCGCCACAGGACTGTGGACCGACCAAGATTAATTCAAACCCCACTTGGAATGCTGAAAGCCAACTACCATTCTACTAGATACCAGATTTCAGGGAAGCTCGCTAAAGCTATTTACTGTAAGAAACCGAAAAAGGTAGGCATGTTTCAAGATCAGTGGCAAGTATACACTAACCTGGATCAGCAACAGAGGGCATCCTACGATTCCTGTAGAGCCAGGAACATTATAAAGAAGTTGATCAAGATATGGGCACGGTGGTTGAATGGTGTCCCCGAGCAGTTCAAGCGTGGTGTCAGCATCAGCCTCAAGAAACAAGACACCTTCACCTGAGCAATCCACAAGAAGCTTGCCATCGGGCCCTTCTTTAAGCCTGCCAGCAAGGGGATAGTAATACACTAGTGCTTCTGCTAGGGCAGCTCGAATGATCTTCACCTGGTCTTCTCCTTCCATACAAGGATTGCTATTACTGTCGTAGAACATGATGAATGGAATTTGATAACGCAGGGCTTCTTGGTCATCTACATCTGACAGCTGCTTTTGCTCATATGGGACTGGTTTTGCCGGCACAACCAGTTCAGGATCCCTATGTCTCACCGTGAATGATACCGGAGAGGAAGATGGTGCCATCTTTTGATGCAGGGATGATAAATGACAAGTCTTGTTTTATAGCACATTTGAGGGGGTTGGATTTAAGAGCCTACTGGTATGACTTTCGGTACTGCGTTTTAATACTATTTGACTTTTCATCTGTCGTTTATTGAGcttctttatgatttttaatggcCCAACTTGCCACTTGGATGCAGAAATCTTCTATCCAAAGCAGCTGGCAAAATAATAGAACACCACCGGCACCAATGCAATAAAATATGTTATCTCTAATACGAGGGTGAGATGgtcaggttattttttaaaaattattaattcaaattttataaattttaaaattattaaaagttcATAtacttattaaatttaaaatttttaaaaattaatcaagataactatatataaactaattcGAACACTtataattatatgtataaaaaatgcTCTTTTCTAGATGAGCCATGGCAAGTAAAATATTGATTGTATCTAGAGATGGGGTGTTGTTCGTGTATAAGGTATACGGGCTCAAACTGACTCGTCCAAACTGTGATACATACAGACTAGATTTTAGCCCACAAGATCAAATCAAGGGCAAATCTCAAAAATGTTTTCAACTTGTAGGGTAATCATTTGATTAACAAAATTGTTAAGCAATCCTATGAAATTCAtgtgatttctttctttcattaaaaacttataGAATCATATATccataactatttaaaaaaacaaaaattttatgtCAAATATTTGATCGATAAgaatatctttaaattttaaaaaccatcacatgtattaaaaataatttattgataaacACTAAATATATATGTTGTCTTAACTTAACAATGTTtctacaaaaaatttatttttttatataataataaaagttatatGTCAATACATACTAATATAATATGTAAATTCAACTCTAGTTATAACCCCCGACTAAGAAAGAGACTAAAGACTAAtataaatcctaaaaaaataagttaagagcctattgttttttgaatattttaagtcaaaatataattttactggccgtttatatta
This genomic interval from Populus alba chromosome 1, ASM523922v2, whole genome shotgun sequence contains the following:
- the LOC118038636 gene encoding methanol O-anthraniloyltransferase; the protein is MAPSSSPVSFTVRHRDPELVVPAKPVPYEQKQLSDVDDQEALRYQIPFIMFYDSNSNPCMEGEDQVKIIRAALAEALVYYYPLAGRLKEGPDGKLLVDCSGEGVLFLEADADTTLELLGDTIQPPCPYLDQLLYNVPGSTGIVGCPLLLIQVTRLMCGGFVFAIRWSHIIADAVGMFKFLNTIAEMVPGATKPSFLPVWQRELLNARDPPRATYEHHEFDEVNDADYGTMNDDTIIVHKSFFFGHREMSSIRKHLPPHLRASSSFLVLTACLWKCRTIAMQLDPNEIVRVSYMVSASGKEGLKLPAGYYGNAFTFPVALSEAGLLCKNPLEYGLELVKEIKNRLSEEYTRSAIDLLVIKGKKQYRTVRDFVIADTTRVPFGEIDLGWGKPVYGGPAGAIKDVSFFAKFKNGEGDDGIVVQVSLPWQIMERFQKELAKMAGNSSNDQFCRNATEVTRSKL
- the LOC118038637 gene encoding pectinesterase inhibitor, giving the protein MKPITSFFLFSLTLSLSLSLLASVANADTNLIDKVCARTHNKNSCVAVFESNPDSKQADLKQLGIIALTLASSKATETSQYIKTLLLNKTLDPVIDQALSDCSDQYLDAIQQLGDASSDSLEDGTKDVRTSVKAAIAAAQSCENGFEESSGREILLSRNAIFRQLCNNVLVIHKLLEEK